CCTGATCGGCTATTTTCCGCCGGGCATACTCCCGTTTCGATTCTCAGGACCAGCTTACCAGCTACATTTGCAATTACATCGGTTGGTTCGGAAAATTCCTACCTGGGGCTGCATAGCCGCACAAACCCGAGCGGCAGACCGCGTCCGGTCGATCTATCCGCTTAAAGCCGTTTTAACTGTATCCGCGTTCTAAACACCGGCAGCCAGCTTCTGCTTGAAAAATGCAGGCAAGGGACGTTTTGCGGCGTAATAGTCACTTGCCAATCCTCATCTCGAAAAAACCTAAGCTTGAGGTTGGCATCGTCCAACACCCACACCTTGTCCAGCCAGAAAGAGCCGTAGGGCACGCCAAACGAACGCACCGCCAGCACGTTGAACTGGCTATCCAGCAAGATTATCTCTGTCGCTTCTTCAAAGGGGCAATCCCAATCGCAAATTAACAGGTATTCATGCGCGGGAGTTTGAAATTGATGCAAAAGCCGATAGCCGGGCACATAAGACGAGCTCGGCAAACCATTTATCAGCAATTGGGTCTGCAATGGCCAATCTTGATATTCGCCGGCGTGACTTTTCAAGGAAAAAATATCGGTTGTTTGCATCGTCTCGACCTGGATAAAACAAGGTTACCGCTTAATTTTATTACAGTCGAAAATTCGACAATCCTGAGTCTATCAGCAGCGCCCGGTTACAGAAACATCATCAAGGCAACCTGAAATCCCCCATATTCCCTGCCCCGTTGTTTACAATAGCCCTCAAGGCACTTATTTTTGAGACCCATGACCGCAGACTGGCAACTTATGCCACATCGCGCCCCCTAAAAACTCACTCAATTATCGCCATACCCAATACCGTAAAACCATTCCAGCACAGGATACATTTTCCCCATGAAATTCACCGACACAGGCACCCTAGTCAATTGGCAGTTAGACGACATTCATATTATCCAACCCTTACACGATAAAGCCGACGGCGGTTCGCGCGGCGGTGTGTATCTGTGCATACCCAATTTTGAAGAACTAACACCGCCTTTTGCGCTTAAACACGGCGAATACCGCATAACGCCTTGCGAGACTGATCTACCGCACCAAAAAAACCTCACGGCGCCTGACGAAACTAACTGGGGCAGCGTCGCAGTAATCACCGATTGGCAAGAGCAGACGGAAGCAAACAGCAAAACCCTGACCGTCAGCACCCGCATTCGCGCGATGTCGGAAACCGCCTTGGTTCGCCCTGGCTTTCACCCCTATTTTTCGATTTCGCCCAACAGTTTTATCGAGATTGCGGATACGCATATTGAGGTCTCGGCTCTCCCGCACGATAGCTTGAGAGTACATCACGCCAACTCGCCAGCGGCACCGATAAAGTTAAGCACAACCGATTACACGGTGACGATGACTTGCCACATCTCGCCGTTGTCGGCGGATCTGGCATTAGCGTTTGGCATTTGGAGCGACAAAAAAGCCGAGTATGTCTGCATCGAGCCGATCATCGGCCTGCAACCAGGCCCGGATGGCCTGCCGACGCCGCTGACATTGCAACAGGATGAAGAGTTGGTGATGGTGTTTACCATCAGGGCGAATAAAATTTAACTTTGCCGACAATCCTTATATTTAAACAAAGCACGGAGCATCGATTCGCGGGTATTTTCGGGATTGCCGAGCGATCCACTGTGGTACCAAAGACTTGGAGCGAGAGCTGCTGGAAACAGGTACATTGGTGCAGCCAAACCCGGCCGAGCGGACTCTGGAGGAAAAAACACCAGATTTTCGTCGATCAAGAATATCGGTTGAAACTCGGTCAACTCGTGCTGCGTCGTTGGCGCGTCACGGAGCGGTATAGACTCCGAACCGGGCTTGGGCTGCTCCAAAGGCGTCATGGACAGTGTTGAGTAACCGTTTCCCGAGTTCAATCTGAACCAGTAGGTGTATTGACTGGCTAACGACGAGACAAATACCACAAGCTCTCCGGCCGGATTAACTCGCGTAGGCTTAATGTCAAAAACGGCGGAGAACTTTTCGTCCCCCATCAATTCATAACGGGCACGTTCTATGGGGCAGTTTTCGATGGCTCTGACGCCCGAGCTCAGCAGGCACACAGCATATAAGCTCCAAAACCCCACTTTGTTTGCTTTGGACATCGCACTCCCTCATGGCGTTTTGTTAAGCAGCTTGGAGTATACAGGCCAACCAGAACCACTATGCCGGGACTGGAGTAACAAGGAAAAAATCTTGGCCGGTTAGCAACTGTCTCCGTGAAGAATCAAACCAAATGTGCTATTTTCAGCAACACCGCCACAATGACTGTAGTTTGCAAGAACCCGGCGGCGACAATCCAGCGAGTTAAATCGGCTTTGGTTTCCGCTTGATCGCGTCGAGTGTCTGCTCGGAGTAATTCGATTTTGTGGCTTAACTCGGATTCCAACGCTTTGATTTCGGTACGCAATACGACTTCCAAGTCTTTTAAATCGCGTTTGGTGGAGACATCGTCGAGATGAAAATCGTGCCTGGCTTGTTCCAGCGTGTTGTCGACGACTTCCTTTTGCATTTCGGTGATTACTTCGGCTTGGGCCTCGGTAAAACCCGCCGCCTTTAAACGCAGCGCAAATTTTAAGGTATCGAATGGAATTGCGTTCATGCCCTACGCCCTCAAAGAAAAAGCGGTGCCAGCATTGTAACGCATGGCGCCAAACCAGCGCCATGCATCAGAGAGCGAGCGGTTAATCCCGCAACAACTCATTAATCCCGGTTTTGCTGCGAGTTTTCTCGTCCACCTGCTTAATGATCACCGCGCAATACAAGCTGTAGCTGCCGTCTTTGGATGGCAGGTTGCCGGAGACGACCACGGAGCCGGCTGGAATGCGGCCATAAGTCACTTCGCCGGTCATGCGGTTGAAGATCTTGGTGCTTTGGCCGATGTAGACGCCCATCGATACCACGCAATTATCTTCGACGATCACGCCTTCGACGATCTCGGAGCGGGCGCCGATGAAGCAGTTATCGCCGATGATGGTGGGGTTGGCTTGCAAGGGTTCCAGTACCCCGCCGATGCCGACGCCGCCGGACAGATGCACGTTTTTACCGATTTGCGCGCAGGAACCGACCGTTACCCAGGTGTCGACCATCGTGCCGCTATCGACGTAAGCGCCGATGTTGACGTAAGACGGCATCAGGATCGCGCCGGGCGCTATGTAAGAACCGTAACGGGCTACTGCGTTGGGCACCACGCGGACGCCGGCTTGAGCAAAGTCGGCTTCGCTGTACTGGCCGAATTTGGTCGGCACTTTGTCGTAATAGCGCACGTCGCCGCTTTCGATGACTTTGTTTTCGTTGATGCGAAACGACAGCAGCACGGCTTTTTTCAGCCATTGATTGGTCACCCAATCGCCGTCTTTTTTCTCGGCGACGCGGGCTTCGCCTTTATCAAGCATATTCAAGGCTTCGGTAACCGCGTTACGCACTTCGGTTGAGACGGTGGACGGGCTGATTTCGGCGCGGTTTTCAAAGGCGTCGTTGATGATGGTTTCCAGGTTTGACATGGTTTCACTTCTTGGAATGGTTTTAAAAAAGGGTCTGGGTTTCTTCCCCCTTTGTAAAAGGGGGGTCGAGGGGGATTTATCTAAAAATCTCCCCTAGCCCCTCTTTTTCAAAGAGGGGAAATTCCTACGGCTTGTTTTCATTGAGAAATGCTTTAATCCGCTGCGCAGCCTCAACACATTCCTCAATCGGCGCGACCAAGGCAATGCGCACATGGTTAGCGCCGGGATTGATGCCGCCGCTATCGCGCGACAGATAACTGCCCGGCAGCACGGTAATGTTTTGCTCGGCGAACAATTTCCGCGCAAATTCGGTATCTGCAATCGGCGTCTTTAACCAAATATAAAAACTGGCCGGCGGCCGGCTGATGTCGCAGACGTCCTTGAGAATATCGATGAAAGCGGTGAACTTGTCGCGGTACAACTGGCGGTTATGCTTGACGTGTTCCTCATCGTTCCAGGCGGCGATGCTGGCGTGCTGGGTCGGCACCGGCATCGGGCAGCCGTGGTAGGTGCGGTATTTGAAATATTGTTTCAGCACCTCGGCGTCGCCGGCCACAAAGCCGGAGCGCAAGCCGGGCGCATTGGAACGTTTGGACAGACTCTGAAAAATCACGCAGCGTTTGAAATCGGTAATGCCGGCCTGATAAGCGCTTTGCAGCAAGCCTTGCGGCGGATTGGCCTCGTCGTCGTAGAGTTCTGTATAACACTCGTCGGAGGCGATGACAAAATCGTACTGGTCGGCCAAAGCCAATAATTTCAGATGATCGGCTGGTGTCAACACCGTACCGGTTGGATTGCCCGGCGAGCAAATAAACATCAATTGGCAGCGTTGCCAAATCGCCTCCGGCACGCTGTCGAAATCCGGCAAATAACCATCGGCTTCCACGGTATTCAGATAATACGGCTCGGCGCCTGCCAGCAGAGCGGCGCCTTCGTAGATCTGATAAAAAGGATTGGGCATGATCACCACCGGCTTCTCAGCCGGATCGATCACAGCCTGCACCAAGGAAAACAAGGCCTCGCGAGTGCCGTTAACCGGCAATACCTGGGTTTCGGCATCTACTCCGCCCAACGGAATACCAAAGCGGCGACACGTCCATTCGGCAATGGTCTGGCGCAATTCCGGCAAACCTTTGGTAGTGGGGTATTGGGTCAAACCGTGCAAATGCCTTAGCAAGGCCTCCTGGATAAAGTGCGGGGTAGCGTGTTTGGGTTCGCCAATCGACAGGGCGATATGCGTTTTCTCGGCTGGCGGCGTGATGCCTTGTTTCAGCGCGGCCAGCTTTTCAAATGGGTAAGGATGTAACTGGGATAAATGCGGATTCATTATTTACTGCAATGCGGCTGTCTGCCATTGTTTTTGGCTTGTTGCTGCATTTGCAGCGCTTGATTCATATGCTGATTCAAATTCTCGATACGGCTACCGTGCGATGGATGGGTGGACATAAATTCGATAGGTTGGCCGCCCTGCGCAGCCTTATCCATTTTCAACCACAAATTCACGCTCTGCCGCGGATCAAATCCCGCTTTGGCCATTAAATCCAAACCGATGGTATCGGCTTCGGTTTCATGCACCCGGCTGAACGGCAGGATGACACCGTATTGGGCGCCAACGCCTAATAAGCCCAGCGCAGTTTGCCCCAATGCGGTTTGCGGCTGCGACACGGCTTGCACCATCGATAATCCGGTGCTGACCGCGGTTTCCTGCGACAAACGCTCATTACTGTGGCGCGCCAGGACGTGGCCTACCTCGTGACCTATGACAGCCGCCAGTTGATCTTGATTGTCGACCAGATTGATCAGACCGGTATGTACACCAATTTTGTTGCCAGGCAATGCAAACGCATTCAGGGTTTCATCTTCAAACACCACCACTTCCCATTGCCCGCCGGTTTGTTGGGTAATGGCTTGCGCCACACAGCTGGCAAATTGACTGTAGCGTGGGTTTTGCGTAATAGGGTTTTTGCTTTTCATGTCGCTGAAGGATTGCAAACCCATTTGATCGACCTGATTATCGGACATGTAGATAAACTGGGAACGGCCGGTAGGGCTAGTAGCGCAAGCAGTTACCGCTAAGGAAACAGCCGTGGAAAGCAGGAATTTTTTCAACATGGCGACAACATCCGCAAGCAAAAGAAGCGGCATTTTAACGTAACTTGTGAGCCGGAGTTAAAAGCTTTTTGGCCGATCAAGCCTTGTTCCGACTCCGGACTGAACCCAGGCTATTTACAGAACAGCTCTTGAAAATACTTGGATCAGACGCTGCCGAAGAAATAAAAATCGCCGGGATTAGGGGCTGTTGCCATTTTGAAACGATAGCCTTGAAATCGAACGGCTCTGCCTCATTGATTGATTTTTCAATCAGAAGACAAGTGAGCTATGCCGCGACAAATGTTTACGGATGCATACTGGAATAAATTCAAAGCCATCCTGTTAAGCCTGGGGATTTATGACAAGCCTTCGCTCAGGCAAACGGTAGAAGGGATTTTTTATCGCATGCGAGTCGGCTGCCCCTGGCGAGACCTGCCTGCCACGTTTGGTAAGTGGAATGCAGTCTACAAACGGTTTAATGCGTGGTCACTGCAAGAAAAACTGATGGGCATCTTTCGAGGCCTGGTTGTGGCACCGGATTTGGAATGGACCTTTATTGACGGCAGTATCGTGAAAGCGCATCAGCATAGTAGCGGTGCGGCTCATGAACAGGATGCCGCGATTGGGAAATCCGTTGCGGGTAACACCACGAAAATCCATATGGCCGTTGATGCCTGTGGGCTGCCTATTCATTTCTCAATCACCGGTGGTGAAGTCCATGACTGCAAAGAAGCGCCGGAATTAGTGGCTAAACTGCCTTTGGCTGACTACACGGTCGCTGACAAAGGCTATGACAGTGAACCTCTACGGATTCAAATTCGAGAGAAAGGGAGTGTCCCTATCATTCCTAGAAAACAAAATTCAATCGTCGGGAATGACGGAATGGATTGGTGCCTCTACCAATATCGCCACCTCGTTGAAAATGTCTTTGCGCGATTGAAACATTTCAGAGCCATCGCGACGCGATATGACAAATTGAAACGCAATTTTGAAGGCGTTGTCGCTTTGGCCTGCGCTTTTATTTGGTTACCCATGTAAAACGGCAACAGCCCCTAGGCGTTTTCCAGCATGTGTAAAAGTTGCTGCAAGCAAAACAGCGTTGCCTGCTGGCGTATCGACTGCCGGTCGCCGCTGAATTGTTTCTGCAAACAAGCGCCGTTAGCGCCGCGCATTTGCCAGGCGATAAATACGGTTCCGACCGGCTTTACCGGCGTGCCGCCATCCGGTCCGGCAATACCGGTGACGGCCAAAGCCAGATCGGCCAGGCTATTGGTCAAAGTGCCCGCCACCATTTCCAAAGCAGTCTCTTCGCTAACCGCCCCCACTCTCGCCAAAGTCTCCGGTTTGACACCCAGCATATCGATTTTGGCATCGTTGCTGTAGGTGACGAAACCCCGGTCAAACCATCCGGAACTGCCCGGCACATCAGTAATTGCCTTGGCAATGCCGCCGCCGGTGCAGGATTCCGCCAAAGCCAGACGTAGACTCAGAGTGTTTAGTCGATTGCCGAGCGCTTCGGCGAGTAAATAGCTTGGATCGTGCATAGCAGTCCGGTTAGCTGATACGGCATCAAGCCGAGAAGGGATTTTGTTGCAGCGAAAAGGTCATCGCTGCAACAGACGGGCCAATTTACTTAGGTAATTTGGCGATTTCCGAGACTTTTTCGAAATCGGCGCCGACGCTGATGATAAAGCTGGTCACTTGCTCGATACTCATATCCGATTTAACCACTTTCGATTCGTGCACAATCACCGCAAACCCTGAAGTAGGATTGGGCGATGTCGGCACAAACAACACATAACGGTCGTCGGTCTTGTTGGTTACGTAGGCAGGCACCCAAATGCCCTCCTTTGGATATTCGATGTACACCACTTCGCGCGGCTCTTGCAATTGATGGCCGGCAATCATGTTCACCAGTTTCTTGGTCACCCGGTAAATCGTACTTAACAGCGGGATGCGCTCGATCAGGTGTTCGAACATCGCGATGATGGAAAACCGGCCCAGACTAACCCGACTCCCCACATAGGTAATGGTCGCGAAACTGGCGGCAAACAAC
The window above is part of the Methylomonas sp. ZR1 genome. Proteins encoded here:
- a CDS encoding DUF1640 domain-containing protein — translated: MNAIPFDTLKFALRLKAAGFTEAQAEVITEMQKEVVDNTLEQARHDFHLDDVSTKRDLKDLEVVLRTEIKALESELSHKIELLRADTRRDQAETKADLTRWIVAAGFLQTTVIVAVLLKIAHLV
- the dapD gene encoding 2,3,4,5-tetrahydropyridine-2,6-dicarboxylate N-succinyltransferase, whose translation is MSNLETIINDAFENRAEISPSTVSTEVRNAVTEALNMLDKGEARVAEKKDGDWVTNQWLKKAVLLSFRINENKVIESGDVRYYDKVPTKFGQYSEADFAQAGVRVVPNAVARYGSYIAPGAILMPSYVNIGAYVDSGTMVDTWVTVGSCAQIGKNVHLSGGVGIGGVLEPLQANPTIIGDNCFIGARSEIVEGVIVEDNCVVSMGVYIGQSTKIFNRMTGEVTYGRIPAGSVVVSGNLPSKDGSYSLYCAVIIKQVDEKTRSKTGINELLRD
- the dapC gene encoding succinyldiaminopimelate transaminase, encoding MNPHLSQLHPYPFEKLAALKQGITPPAEKTHIALSIGEPKHATPHFIQEALLRHLHGLTQYPTTKGLPELRQTIAEWTCRRFGIPLGGVDAETQVLPVNGTREALFSLVQAVIDPAEKPVVIMPNPFYQIYEGAALLAGAEPYYLNTVEADGYLPDFDSVPEAIWQRCQLMFICSPGNPTGTVLTPADHLKLLALADQYDFVIASDECYTELYDDEANPPQGLLQSAYQAGITDFKRCVIFQSLSKRSNAPGLRSGFVAGDAEVLKQYFKYRTYHGCPMPVPTQHASIAAWNDEEHVKHNRQLYRDKFTAFIDILKDVCDISRPPASFYIWLKTPIADTEFARKLFAEQNITVLPGSYLSRDSGGINPGANHVRIALVAPIEECVEAAQRIKAFLNENKP
- a CDS encoding M48 family metallopeptidase; the protein is MLKKFLLSTAVSLAVTACATSPTGRSQFIYMSDNQVDQMGLQSFSDMKSKNPITQNPRYSQFASCVAQAITQQTGGQWEVVVFEDETLNAFALPGNKIGVHTGLINLVDNQDQLAAVIGHEVGHVLARHSNERLSQETAVSTGLSMVQAVSQPQTALGQTALGLLGVGAQYGVILPFSRVHETEADTIGLDLMAKAGFDPRQSVNLWLKMDKAAQGGQPIEFMSTHPSHGSRIENLNQHMNQALQMQQQAKNNGRQPHCSK
- a CDS encoding IS5 family transposase; amino-acid sequence: MPRQMFTDAYWNKFKAILLSLGIYDKPSLRQTVEGIFYRMRVGCPWRDLPATFGKWNAVYKRFNAWSLQEKLMGIFRGLVVAPDLEWTFIDGSIVKAHQHSSGAAHEQDAAIGKSVAGNTTKIHMAVDACGLPIHFSITGGEVHDCKEAPELVAKLPLADYTVADKGYDSEPLRIQIREKGSVPIIPRKQNSIVGNDGMDWCLYQYRHLVENVFARLKHFRAIATRYDKLKRNFEGVVALACAFIWLPM
- a CDS encoding CinA family protein, with translation MHDPSYLLAEALGNRLNTLSLRLALAESCTGGGIAKAITDVPGSSGWFDRGFVTYSNDAKIDMLGVKPETLARVGAVSEETALEMVAGTLTNSLADLALAVTGIAGPDGGTPVKPVGTVFIAWQMRGANGACLQKQFSGDRQSIRQQATLFCLQQLLHMLENA
- a CDS encoding DUF502 domain-containing protein, with the translated sequence MKKILNHTLIGILAFIPVMVIVQIVLFVKDRLTDLFQFVYGYSDNYLVTFLLFAASFATITYVGSRVSLGRFSIIAMFEHLIERIPLLSTIYRVTKKLVNMIAGHQLQEPREVVYIEYPKEGIWVPAYVTNKTDDRYVLFVPTSPNPTSGFAVIVHESKVVKSDMSIEQVTSFIISVGADFEKVSEIAKLPK